One region of Gemmatimonadota bacterium genomic DNA includes:
- the mazG gene encoding nucleoside triphosphate pyrophosphohydrolase, translating to MSNLERLINIMAQLRGPAGCPWDKEQTHQSLKPYLIEEAYELLEAIDDNDDGEIKEELGDLLLQVVFHAQIASEENRFTIDDVAEAIADKLIRRHPHVFGDTQADTPDEVIKNWEAIKAEEKPDKKASLLDGVPQHLPALLKARRLQEKAARVGFEWEYIADVAQKVREETEELMHARESGVTEKIQEEFGDLLFALVNLARFLKICPEEALIQTNRKFQSRFQYIETELCKQHKTPDDATLEEMDALWEAAKKEN from the coding sequence ATGTCCAATTTGGAACGACTCATCAACATCATGGCGCAATTGAGAGGACCTGCGGGCTGCCCGTGGGACAAAGAGCAAACACACCAGAGCCTGAAACCCTACCTCATCGAAGAAGCCTATGAACTCCTCGAGGCAATTGACGACAATGACGATGGCGAAATCAAAGAAGAACTGGGCGACCTCTTGCTACAAGTCGTCTTTCACGCGCAAATTGCCAGTGAAGAAAACCGATTTACCATAGACGACGTGGCCGAAGCCATCGCCGACAAACTCATCCGCCGCCATCCGCATGTTTTTGGCGACACGCAAGCCGATACACCCGACGAAGTCATCAAAAATTGGGAAGCCATCAAAGCCGAAGAAAAACCCGACAAAAAAGCCTCTCTGCTCGACGGAGTGCCACAACACCTGCCGGCATTATTGAAAGCTCGCAGACTCCAGGAAAAAGCCGCGCGTGTGGGATTTGAATGGGAATACATTGCTGATGTAGCTCAAAAAGTGCGGGAAGAAACAGAAGAATTGATGCACGCACGAGAAAGCGGCGTAACAGAAAAGATCCAGGAAGAATTTGGAGACTTGCTATTTGCCCTGGTCAATCTCGCTCGATTTCTCAAAATATGCCCCGAAGAAGCACTCATACAAACCAACAGAAAATTTCAATCGCGCTTTCAGTACATCGAAACCGAACTGTGCAAACAG